The Lampris incognitus isolate fLamInc1 chromosome 15, fLamInc1.hap2, whole genome shotgun sequence genomic interval GGAGCATCCAAAACAGAATGGGCAACTTGGCTTGAGGAAAAAACAACATGTACTTATCCAAGAAATGATCTACCacacaaccccacacacacaaacctcagaGGCCAAGAGTGATCTGGCCAAGCCAAGCCCCATGTTTGTGTAGGTTTGGCAATGGCAATTTTGAATACTCCCAAGATTTTTTGCTTATTGAGACTATAAACCTCAAGTATTCATGACTTATTGAGACATCAATTGCTGCTTTTGTCGTTTAAAGGTATAATCCTGAAAATCATTGTTTTTGTTGTCTTAGTGACTCTTATTTTGATACTGAAAATTGCATTTGGTGTTTGGTGTCTCCAGAGACCAATATCAACTGAACCCGAGTCACCAATGCTGTTGTGTCACCATCTTCCCCACCGCTGAATAAAAATTATGGATGAATCTGAGTTTTGGGTAATGATGTTCTACTACATatctgttggtgaaggtcttggCCTGgcttggtctgccatatctgcttattggccacaacaactttgcttcttcttcaaactcactgCTACCCACCATACTCCTCCGCATTTGGCTGCTATTGTGAATATATAAAACACCATGCTCCATATCACTTGTTACCCGACAGCAACCATTAAAAAAGGCAACCACAAAGCATGATTTGGCTATTCACGCATTAGCTTTTGTGTTAAATATGCCTGCAATGGAAGGCATCaaaaggacatataaaccttcagaatTGTAGCTTTCATTGGCTGCATTTTGGCATACAATCAAATTTGACTGGAAAGCAATTGACATAAATAGTAAATGATGCTACTAGCTGCCCTAATAACGGAGGAGCACCCCAACCCTGTTTAACCCCGCCCAAACCCAAGtccaaataaatgaaattgacgTTTAACCCCGCCCAAACTCAAGTCCGACAGTTAAACCAATCAAATCAAACGGTGGGTGGGATTAAACGGTCGACGTTGATCTCCGCCCccgttctgcaggctgcagccaggtatACCTGTAATAACTGTTCCATAGGGACTAGTTTTTGGCCTCGACTCACTCTCTTCCACAAGAGGGCGCTCCACAATCGCTTTGTGAACCAGCCTCCAATCATACGACCCTCATTGCTGCGTTACCTTAGATATGTATGTAATCTCTTGTGTCATATGTGCCATTGTCAGGCACATTCAGCCACGTCTTTGTCCTATTATATGAAAACTTTACGTGGACTTTAACCGTTTTTTATCTAAACTTTGCAGAATTCTCGGCCTGCAATTGAAGTTCACTCGGAAGGTAAGAGCCAATACGTGTCCTCCAGACTTGACGCTGTTGTGACAATGATTATTGTATAATCATCACCTCTCACGGGACACCAGTTGGGTCAGCTAGAAACGAGACTTGACTGACTGGGTGAGGGCTGACGTGCCCCTCTCTTTTTTTTGGTGTAGTAATGCTGTTCCATGAGGTCTGGAGGAGGAGCCTTTGTCGCCCTATGGAGCACATGGTGGATGTGGAACAAGAGTACCCAGGAGGGGTGGAGTATATTTTTAGTCCCGCCTGTGTCCCGCTGTGGCGATGCTCCGGTTGCTGCGCAGATGAGAATCTGGAATGTCACCCAACCCTCAAACGCAACACCACCCTGCAGGTGTGAAAACGCGGGCCGTGTCCCAACACAAACGGCATCTGCTTTCTCTCAGCGGAGTTTGTTCCACCAAACAGCTGGCGATTAAAAAAACGCCCAGTTCAATCGAAaacgtagaacacacacacacacacacacacacacacacacacacacacacacacacacacacacacacacacaaaaatatgtcCCAGACTGCTTTGCGATCATCTCCATGGTAACGCATGTGTTTAATTCTTCCTTATTACCTTTCCCTGGTGTCTCAGCTTCTGAGGATATCCCCCTCCGAGCGCTCCGGGGATTACGTGGAACTCACATTTGTGGAGCATCAGGAGTGTGAATGCAGGTAGGCCGTCAGAAAACCGCCAGTCGACATCTTGTAGGAACTCCGCAGGGAGCATTCCTCAAGTTGACTGGCGATAATGAACAAGCAAACGCAACACGAGAACCTGTGGGAACCGCCAAGCAATAACTtgcatttttactgtttttagaCCCCGTGAGCTGTATCTGAGCAATGAAAGGTATGTAGAGACGCATTTTGCTCCTCGTGTGTGAATGCGTGCCCCAATGTTTATTGCACTTCTCCCCCTCGTCCCCAGCAGCAACCAGTCCGTCAAGCATAGGCCTCGGAAGAGAAAACACAGGAAGAGAGCAAAACATTGTGACAAGTAAGAGAGCTAATCTGTCCATGTGGTGGGTCACTGGCACTAAACCATATGCCATGGAGGGCCACGTGGTGTGAGTTTTTAACCCAGCGCCACACAGGCTGATCTCACTAATTAGTCCTTTCCTGTttggttgggggagggggggtgttggtTCACCGACAAACCCCACACCACATGGGACTTTGTATGATCTGTTTATTAAGAACGTTAATATCCAGGATGGAGGTATGAGATGAGTGTCAAAGaaaaggggaggaggggaggatgaATCGGGGTCAAAAGGATGATTGGCTTGAGGAACCGATGGAGTTAAGACTCGGTCCGTTACTTCCCCCGTGTGCTTTCTGCACTGAGGAAGAGGAGTTCAAAAGAGAACCCGAACAGAGCAAGGGGGTTTGGGAAGGTTGGGACGTTAGAACTGAGGCAAACCT includes:
- the pgfa gene encoding vascular endothelial growth factor A isoform X1, yielding MRSFIGAACLLTVLLLLPPAPAQNSRPAIEVHSEVMLFHEVWRRSLCRPMEHMVDVEQEYPGGVEYIFSPACVPLWRCSGCCADENLECHPTLKRNTTLQLLRISPSERSGDYVELTFVEHQECECRPRELYLSNESSNQSVKHRPRKRKHRKRAKHCDKCQHPPS
- the pgfa gene encoding vascular endothelial growth factor A isoform X2, which codes for MRSFIGAACLLTVLLLLPPAPAQNSRPAIEVHSEVMLFHEVWRRSLCRPMEHMVDVEQEYPGGVEYIFSPACVPLWRCSGCCADENLECHPTLKRNTTLQLLRISPSERSGDYVELTFVEHQECECRPRELYLSNESNQSVKHRPRKRKHRKRAKHCDKCQHPPS
- the pgfa gene encoding vascular endothelial growth factor A isoform X3; its protein translation is MDESEFWNSRPAIEVHSEVMLFHEVWRRSLCRPMEHMVDVEQEYPGGVEYIFSPACVPLWRCSGCCADENLECHPTLKRNTTLQLLRISPSERSGDYVELTFVEHQECECRPRELYLSNESSNQSVKHRPRKRKHRKRAKHCDKCQHPPS